Below is a genomic region from Myxococcus fulvus.
CCGCGGACCCCGCTTCGGACTCGGACGGGGCCACGACGGGTGCGCTCGCGGCGGCCAGCGGCGCACCGGACTGACCGGTCGCGCCCGCGACGGTGGGAGCCTGCTGCGCGGTGGAGCCCGCGGGATTCTGGCCATCACCGACGGCCGAGGTTCCGACGGCGCCGCCCACCCCAGGGACCTGCTGCCCCGCGTGGGCTTCGTCCACAGGGGCCGCGGCGAGCGGTCCGGTGCCAGCTTCGTTCCGCGCAGTCCCGGCGAGATGCCCGTCGCCGGCTTCGTTCCGCGCAGTCCCGGCGAGATGCCCGTCGCCGGCTTCGTTCCGCGTCGCCACGGCGAGACGCTCGGCTTCGTCCTGGGCCTCTGCGGCGAGACGCCCGGCGCGAGCATCCACCTCGCGCTGGGGCGTGAGCGGCACGGCGCGAGCCGGCTCGCGCAGGATGAACGCCGCGGCGCCGGCGAGCAGCAGCGCGGCCGTCCCCACCGCCACGGCCACGGGCAGGTGCTTGCGCGCGGGCGCATCCAGCACCGCCGTCGGCCGCAGGCCCCGCTCCGCGCCCAGCTCCGACGGCGCGGGCACGGGCGCGGTGGGCCTGCGCGAGGCGGCGTCGTCCGGGACGGACGGCTTCGGCTGCGTGGGGGCGAGGGCGCTCGCGTTGGAGTGCGTGGTGGAGCGCAGGGAGCGGCGCAGCTTGTGGAGCTGCTGCCGGAGCGCATCCGCCGAGTTGGGGCGCGCCTCCGGGTCCTTGGTCAGCATCTGCAGGATGAACGCATCCAGCGCGGGCGGCAGGTCGGGGACGAACTCCGACGGCCGGGGCGGACGCGCCTCCACGTGCTTCATCAGCAGGTCCACCGGCGAGCTGCCGATGAAGGGCAGCCGCCCCGTCACCATCTCGAACGTGACGACGCCCAGTGCGTAGAGGTCGGTCATCGGACCCACCTCCTGGCCTCGCGCCTGCTCCGGGGCCATGTACTCCGGCGTGCCCACCACCATGTCCGTGCGCGTCTGCGCGGTACGGCCGGTGGGGCCCTGGCCCCGCTTGGCGAGGCCGAAGTCCAGCACCTTCACGTACCGCGAGCCGTCCGGCTGGTGGACCATGAAGATGTTGCTCGGCTTCAAGTCCCGGTGCACCACGCCCGCGCCATGCGCCGCGGCCAGCGCCGCCAGCACCTCGTCCAGGATGGGCAGCGCCTCCAGCACGGGCAGCCGCGTCTTCTCCGAGAGCACCGCGTCGAGCGGCTGGCCCTCCAGGTACTCCATGACGATGTACTGCCGGCCGTCGGGCACCTGGCCGAAGCCGAAGATGTCGATGATGCCGCGGTGGCGGATGGCGTTCACCGCGCGCGCCTCGGCGAGCAGCCGCTCCACC
It encodes:
- a CDS encoding serine/threonine protein kinase — protein: MASELNCETCGLPVPADTGVCPRDGTVALAAFHVPPPAPASPEADEPKVIVQSTLEASAESMRDPLIGLKLGEYELRARVGVGGMGLVYEGIQPLIGKRVAVKVLRPELAHSTEQVERLLAEARAVNAIRHRGIIDIFGFGQVPDGRQYIVMEYLEGQPLDAVLSEKTRLPVLEALPILDEVLAALAAAHGAGVVHRDLKPSNIFMVHQPDGSRYVKVLDFGLAKRGQGPTGRTAQTRTDMVVGTPEYMAPEQARGQEVGPMTDLYALGVVTFEMVTGRLPFIGSSPVDLLMKHVEARPPRPSEFVPDLPPALDAFILQMLTKDPEARPNSADALRQQLHKLRRSLRSTTHSNASALAPTQPKPSVPDDAASRRPTAPVPAPSELGAERGLRPTAVLDAPARKHLPVAVAVGTAALLLAGAAAFILREPARAVPLTPQREVDARAGRLAAEAQDEAERLAVATRNEAGDGHLAGTARNEAGDGHLAGTARNEAGTGPLAAAPVDEAHAGQQVPGVGGAVGTSAVGDGQNPAGSTAQQAPTVAGATGQSGAPLAAASAPVVAPSESEAGSAGSASATKKSLALAKSSREVGSSTEAPETVARTGRSSSTSKTAALPLDPQSRAKVLKRIESLEEALPELLAQKRVTSPTAMLNRLDNLRIAAKDADDANALRNVQQGIDLLETMFIKKD